The following are encoded in a window of Qipengyuania soli genomic DNA:
- the rdgB gene encoding RdgB/HAM1 family non-canonical purine NTP pyrophosphatase — MTRRLGSGSLVIATHNAGKLKEISALLDPHGVKCISAGSLGLPEPAETGTTFVQNALIKARAAAEASGLAALADDSGLSVDALDGRPGVYTADWAERQWFEGDPGRDWYMAMGKVEGMLQQKGADVDRSCAFHCVLALAWPDGEYAIYEGKAPGTLTWPPRGTMGFGYDPVFVPIGRTHTFAELDPEEKHRISHRADAFAKLVAEQFG, encoded by the coding sequence ATGACCCGCAGGCTCGGCTCGGGATCGCTGGTGATCGCCACCCACAATGCGGGCAAGCTCAAGGAGATCTCCGCTCTCCTCGATCCGCATGGCGTGAAGTGCATCTCGGCCGGGTCGCTGGGCCTGCCCGAACCTGCGGAAACCGGGACGACCTTCGTCCAGAATGCGCTGATCAAGGCCCGTGCGGCGGCAGAGGCGTCGGGCCTTGCTGCCCTCGCCGACGACAGCGGCCTGTCGGTGGATGCCCTCGACGGCAGGCCCGGAGTCTACACCGCCGACTGGGCCGAGCGCCAGTGGTTCGAAGGCGATCCGGGCCGCGACTGGTACATGGCCATGGGCAAGGTAGAGGGGATGCTCCAGCAAAAGGGAGCCGACGTCGACCGTTCGTGCGCCTTCCATTGCGTTCTCGCGCTGGCGTGGCCGGACGGGGAGTACGCGATCTACGAGGGAAAGGCTCCGGGGACCCTGACCTGGCCACCGCGTGGCACCATGGGTTTCGGTTACGATCCGGTGTTCGTGCCGATCGGACGCACCCATACCTTTGCTGAGCTTGACCCGGAGGAAAAGCATCGCATCAGCCACCGGGCCGATGCCTTTGCCAAGCTGGTTGCCGAGCAATTCGGCTAG
- the rph gene encoding ribonuclease PH, protein MRPSGRAPDEMRAITIETGFTKHAEGSCLISFGETRVLCTASVEDRLPPWMRGKNEGWVTGEYSMLPRATHTRGQREAAKGKQSGRTQEIQRLIGRSLRAVVDMKKLGEHQITLDCDVLQADGGTRTASISGAWVALRLAVDGLMKSGAIKEDPITAKVAAISCGIYNGTPVLDLDYPEDSSADADANFVLIEGGKIAEAQATAEGAPYDEEGFLRLLRLAQIGCAQIFKAQEEATRK, encoded by the coding sequence ATGCGACCTTCCGGACGCGCGCCCGACGAGATGCGCGCCATCACTATCGAAACCGGCTTTACCAAGCACGCCGAGGGAAGCTGCCTGATCAGCTTTGGCGAAACCCGGGTGCTGTGCACCGCCAGCGTCGAGGACCGTCTGCCGCCCTGGATGCGCGGCAAGAACGAAGGCTGGGTCACCGGCGAATATTCAATGCTTCCACGCGCCACCCACACCCGCGGCCAGCGCGAGGCAGCCAAGGGCAAGCAGAGTGGACGAACGCAGGAAATCCAGAGACTTATCGGTCGCTCCTTGCGCGCCGTGGTAGACATGAAAAAACTCGGTGAGCACCAGATCACGCTCGACTGTGACGTGCTGCAGGCCGATGGCGGAACGCGTACGGCATCCATTTCTGGCGCGTGGGTTGCCCTGCGGCTTGCAGTCGATGGCCTGATGAAGTCGGGCGCTATCAAGGAAGACCCGATCACTGCAAAAGTGGCCGCAATCTCCTGTGGTATCTACAACGGCACTCCGGTGCTCGACCTCGACTACCCAGAGGACAGCAGCGCCGATGCCGACGCGAACTTCGTGTTGATCGAAGGCGGCAAGATTGCCGAGGCACAGGCCACCGCCGAGGGCGCTCCCTATGACGAGGAAGGCTTCCTGCGCCTCCTACGGCTTGCCCAGATCGGCTGCGCGCAGATCTTCAAGGCCCAGGAAGAGGCCACGCGCAAATGA
- the hrcA gene encoding heat-inducible transcriptional repressor HrcA has product MNSPPLTDLSDRAREIFRLVVEGYLDSGIPVGSKTLAGEGGLNLSPASIRNVLADLETRGLLSAPHTSAGRMPTETGLRLFVDAMMQVAEPTREERAAIEQRLSEPGPIERALEETSALLSDLSGAAGMVMVPRREPRLAQVSLTPLDASRVLAVLVGEDGHVENRILPLPAEALRSSLEQVSNYLTARAAGRTLAEAAHLVESEIASGKSALDEASRDLVRRGIATWTEDAANRPVLIVRGQANLLDESALADIDRVRSLLDDLENKQSVSELLERARQAEAMRIFIGSENRLFSLSGSSVIAAPYRDREGKVVGVLGVIGPTRLNYARVVPMVDFTARSLGKRIG; this is encoded by the coding sequence ATGAATTCACCCCCGCTCACCGACCTCAGCGACCGTGCACGCGAGATTTTCCGTCTCGTCGTTGAAGGCTATCTCGACAGCGGCATCCCGGTGGGCTCGAAGACCCTGGCCGGCGAGGGGGGGCTAAATCTCTCCCCGGCTTCGATCCGAAATGTCCTCGCCGATCTTGAGACGAGGGGGTTGCTGTCTGCCCCGCACACCAGTGCAGGACGCATGCCAACTGAAACCGGGCTGCGTCTGTTCGTCGATGCCATGATGCAGGTTGCAGAGCCTACACGCGAGGAGCGTGCGGCCATCGAGCAGCGCCTTTCCGAACCGGGGCCGATCGAACGGGCGTTGGAAGAAACGTCCGCGCTGCTGTCCGATCTCTCGGGCGCGGCCGGCATGGTCATGGTCCCGCGCCGAGAGCCGAGGCTTGCGCAAGTTTCGCTGACGCCGCTCGATGCCAGTCGCGTATTGGCAGTACTGGTGGGCGAGGACGGGCACGTCGAAAATCGGATTCTCCCGTTACCAGCCGAGGCGCTGCGATCGTCCCTGGAGCAGGTGAGCAACTATCTCACTGCCCGTGCTGCCGGGCGAACCCTTGCCGAGGCGGCTCATCTGGTCGAGAGCGAAATCGCGTCGGGGAAAAGCGCACTCGACGAAGCTAGCAGAGATCTCGTTCGGCGGGGCATAGCAACCTGGACGGAGGACGCGGCCAACCGCCCTGTGCTCATCGTGCGCGGCCAGGCGAATCTACTCGACGAAAGCGCCCTTGCCGATATCGACCGCGTCCGATCTCTCCTCGACGACCTCGAAAACAAGCAATCGGTGTCCGAACTTCTCGAACGCGCGCGGCAGGCCGAAGCCATGCGTATTTTCATCGGAAGCGAGAACCGCCTGTTCTCGCTTTCCGGCTCATCCGTCATCGCCGCGCCATACCGCGACCGCGAGGGCAAGGTGGTCGGCGTGCTGGGCGTGATCGGCCCGACTCGGTTGAATTACGCGCGCGTCGTCCCCATGGTGGATTTCACGGCCCGATCATTGGGCAAGAGAATAGGCTGA
- a CDS encoding nucleotide exchange factor GrpE, with amino-acid sequence MDENKDEPRTKAVDEEVAREMEGVPEHMRDNGENEEGSLGEALGKLKDDLEAAMQDVLYARAETQNVRRRLEKEIQDARNYAATGFARDILSVADNLARALDHIPDELRESEKSKGFIAGIEATQRELEKVFSQNGITRIASTGMPLDPNQHQAMLEIPTADAEPGTIVQEMQAGYMIKDRLLRPAMVGVAKKPD; translated from the coding sequence ATCGACGAGAACAAGGACGAACCGCGGACCAAGGCGGTCGACGAGGAAGTGGCGCGCGAGATGGAAGGCGTGCCCGAGCACATGCGCGACAATGGCGAGAACGAAGAGGGTTCGCTGGGCGAGGCGCTGGGCAAGCTCAAGGACGATCTCGAAGCCGCCATGCAGGACGTGCTCTATGCACGCGCGGAAACGCAGAACGTGCGCCGTCGTCTCGAAAAGGAAATCCAGGATGCGCGCAACTATGCCGCGACTGGCTTTGCACGGGACATCCTGAGCGTTGCCGATAACCTTGCGCGCGCTCTCGACCACATCCCCGACGAATTGCGCGAGAGCGAGAAGTCGAAAGGGTTCATCGCCGGTATAGAGGCCACCCAACGCGAGCTGGAGAAAGTCTTCTCGCAGAACGGCATCACCCGCATCGCCTCGACAGGCATGCCGCTGGATCCGAACCAGCACCAGGCCATGCTCGAAATCCCGACGGCAGATGCAGAGCCCGGCACCATCGTTCAGGAAATGCAGGCCGGCTACATGATCAAGGATCGCCTGCTTCGTCCGGCAATGGTCGGCGTCGCAAAGAAGCCTGACTGA
- a CDS encoding DUF885 domain-containing protein: MRTAFYPAAVLVATLSVPAMAQESADAQVSALADQWYSQRLSDYGQIEEANGSTTPGGKFWSVTPEANRQRAQYAKTMLAKLDSIDGGALTAEGKTDAAVFRHLLQTEIGDAKFREWEMPFDSDNSFWSYLAARNGFTTVEEYDRYISRMRDLPRFFAENKANAHAGLKRGFSVPRVTLEGRDASLAAYVVDDPEKSPFWGAFKQMPERFPAAERERLLAEGRAAISEAVTPAYRDFLAFFRDEYLPKTRTTPGASEFPDGKAYYEQQIREYTTLDLTAEQIHQIGLSEVARITAEMEKVKAEAGFEGTLQEFVHFLRTDPQFVAKTPDELMGVSAYVAKRVDGKIADYFGFLPRHRFTIRPVDPAIAPFYTAGRGGLDACQMNTYDLPSRPLYNIPALTMHECIPGHSFQAGVALEQAEAPRFRRETYFSGFGEGWGLYTEYLGNEMGIYRTPYERFGQLSYEMWRAVRLVIDTGIHQYGWSREKAMDYLASRTALSTHEVGTEVDRYISWPGQALAYKLGEMTIRRVRAKAEKELGPAFDIRKFHDVVLSLGSVPLPVLEERIDAFIADGGQGLPGVKYD; this comes from the coding sequence ATGAGGACTGCTTTCTATCCGGCGGCGGTCCTCGTCGCCACTTTGTCGGTTCCGGCCATGGCGCAAGAGAGTGCCGACGCGCAGGTGTCGGCGCTGGCGGACCAGTGGTATTCGCAGCGACTGTCCGATTACGGGCAGATCGAAGAAGCCAACGGTAGCACGACCCCGGGCGGCAAGTTCTGGTCGGTAACCCCGGAGGCCAATCGCCAGCGCGCGCAATATGCCAAGACCATGCTGGCGAAGCTGGATAGCATCGACGGCGGGGCATTGACCGCGGAAGGCAAGACCGACGCTGCCGTATTTCGCCACCTGCTCCAGACCGAAATCGGCGATGCGAAGTTTCGCGAATGGGAAATGCCATTCGATAGTGACAACAGCTTCTGGAGCTATCTCGCTGCGCGTAATGGCTTCACCACGGTCGAAGAATACGATCGCTACATAAGCCGGATGCGCGACCTTCCCCGGTTCTTTGCCGAGAACAAGGCAAACGCCCACGCAGGCCTGAAGCGCGGTTTCAGCGTACCTCGAGTTACATTGGAGGGTCGCGATGCCTCGCTTGCAGCTTACGTGGTGGACGATCCCGAGAAGAGTCCGTTCTGGGGCGCGTTCAAGCAGATGCCCGAGCGCTTCCCCGCTGCAGAGCGCGAGCGTTTGCTGGCAGAGGGCAGGGCGGCGATCTCCGAAGCGGTAACGCCGGCATATCGCGACTTCCTGGCATTTTTCCGTGACGAGTACCTGCCGAAGACGCGCACGACACCGGGAGCAAGCGAGTTCCCCGACGGCAAGGCCTACTACGAGCAGCAGATCCGCGAATATACTACGCTGGACCTGACCGCCGAGCAAATTCACCAGATCGGCCTGTCGGAAGTAGCCCGCATCACCGCCGAGATGGAGAAGGTGAAAGCAGAGGCCGGGTTCGAGGGCACTCTACAGGAGTTCGTCCACTTCCTGAGGACCGACCCCCAGTTTGTCGCCAAAACGCCTGACGAGCTGATGGGCGTATCGGCCTATGTCGCGAAGCGTGTCGATGGAAAGATTGCAGACTATTTCGGCTTCCTGCCACGCCATCGCTTCACCATTCGCCCGGTCGATCCGGCGATTGCACCATTCTACACGGCGGGGCGGGGCGGGCTCGATGCGTGCCAGATGAATACCTACGACCTGCCATCGCGTCCGCTGTACAACATTCCGGCCCTCACCATGCACGAGTGTATACCGGGCCATAGCTTCCAGGCCGGCGTGGCACTGGAACAGGCCGAGGCGCCGCGCTTCCGTCGCGAAACCTACTTCTCCGGTTTTGGCGAGGGTTGGGGTCTCTACACCGAGTATCTCGGTAACGAGATGGGCATTTATCGCACGCCCTACGAGCGTTTCGGCCAGCTCAGTTACGAGATGTGGCGCGCGGTTCGACTGGTGATCGATACTGGCATCCACCAGTACGGATGGAGCCGCGAAAAGGCGATGGATTACCTCGCATCCCGCACTGCGCTATCGACGCACGAGGTCGGCACGGAGGTCGATCGCTACATCAGCTGGCCCGGGCAGGCCCTGGCTTACAAGCTGGGTGAAATGACCATTCGCCGGGTGAGAGCAAAGGCCGAAAAGGAGCTCGGTCCGGCATTCGACATCCGCAAGTTCCATGATGTGGTGCTGTCGCTGGGGTCGGTTCCGCTCCCGGTGCTTGAAGAGCGGATCGACGCCTTCATCGCCGATGGCGGCCAAGGACTTCCCGGGGTGAAGTACGATTAG
- a CDS encoding indoleamine 2,3-dioxygenase: protein MELSDYGMSRERGYLSHYEIDEVTLPAQFAPIVEAAGNLSALLTSGRVRHFLDALPDPDIGEWAITAPEEEVRTAMVHYSFIVQGYVWGEPTPPAHLPANLARPMCAIADRLGQAPLLPYSGYVLDNWYRLDKTGPVTLDNIAMYQNFLGGADENWFVLVHVAIEAEAGVLLDNAAKLVTIAKTGDEAEATRLLREMDEAWERIYAHFARMPEQCDPYIYFHRVRPYIHGWANNPALAGGGLVYKGMKRYEDKPQAFRGQTGSQSSIVPAMDALFQVGHSDDPLRQFLDELHQYRPVEHRRFIEDLAAQSTLRTFVAGTDNAELKAAFNACLEQSARFRTRHLEYAASYINKQAGSIAGNDPDVGTGGTPFMKYLKKHRDENAAQLV from the coding sequence ATGGAGCTTTCCGACTACGGTATGAGCCGCGAGCGCGGCTACCTTTCGCATTACGAAATCGACGAGGTTACCCTTCCCGCACAATTCGCGCCCATCGTGGAGGCAGCAGGCAATCTTTCGGCGCTGCTGACCAGCGGCCGTGTGCGGCACTTCCTCGATGCACTGCCCGATCCCGACATCGGTGAATGGGCCATAACTGCGCCCGAAGAGGAAGTGCGCACCGCGATGGTCCACTACTCCTTCATCGTGCAGGGCTACGTCTGGGGCGAACCCACACCGCCCGCGCACCTGCCCGCCAATCTCGCACGCCCGATGTGCGCAATTGCCGATCGCCTCGGCCAGGCACCGCTTCTTCCCTATTCCGGCTATGTGCTCGACAACTGGTACCGGCTCGACAAGACCGGCCCCGTCACGCTCGACAACATCGCCATGTACCAGAACTTCCTTGGCGGTGCGGACGAGAACTGGTTCGTCCTGGTCCATGTCGCGATCGAGGCCGAGGCCGGCGTCTTGCTCGACAACGCGGCGAAGCTGGTGACCATTGCCAAGACTGGCGATGAAGCAGAGGCAACGCGCCTGCTGCGCGAAATGGACGAGGCGTGGGAGCGCATCTACGCCCACTTCGCCCGCATGCCCGAGCAGTGCGATCCCTACATCTACTTCCACCGCGTGCGTCCCTACATCCATGGCTGGGCGAACAACCCGGCACTGGCAGGCGGCGGCCTCGTCTACAAAGGTATGAAGCGTTACGAGGACAAGCCGCAGGCCTTCCGCGGCCAGACCGGCTCGCAGTCGAGCATCGTCCCGGCGATGGATGCCCTGTTCCAGGTCGGCCACAGCGACGATCCGCTGCGCCAGTTCCTCGACGAGCTGCACCAGTACCGCCCCGTCGAGCACCGCCGCTTCATCGAGGACCTTGCCGCTCAGTCGACGCTGCGCACTTTCGTCGCAGGGACCGACAACGCGGAACTGAAGGCGGCTTTCAACGCCTGCCTAGAACAGTCGGCGCGTTTCCGGACCCGACACCTCGAATATGCCGCCAGCTACATCAACAAGCAGGCCGGCAGCATCGCGGGGAACGACCCCGATGTCGGCACCGGCGGCACGCCGTTCATGAAATACCTCAAGAAGCACCGCGACGAGAACGCCGCGCAGCTGGTTTAG
- a CDS encoding vgr related protein, with the protein MTGGEVALGAEIFGSAIDFDRVTIRRRKFFPFQPRKVTMAPRGHLHFHPHGENYCDDFAHADIFRQAHFIHELTHVWQVQTKGKWYLLTHRMPWARYDYSLKPGWGLEKYGIEQQAEIVRHAFLLRKGVKLAGVSDKTAYEILVRFPGATL; encoded by the coding sequence TTGACGGGTGGTGAAGTTGCCTTGGGAGCGGAAATTTTCGGCTCTGCGATCGACTTTGACCGGGTCACCATTCGGCGGCGTAAGTTCTTCCCCTTTCAACCTCGCAAGGTCACCATGGCTCCGCGCGGTCACCTGCATTTCCACCCCCATGGAGAGAATTATTGCGATGATTTCGCCCATGCCGACATATTTCGCCAGGCACACTTCATCCATGAGCTAACCCATGTCTGGCAGGTGCAGACAAAGGGTAAGTGGTACTTACTGACGCACCGGATGCCTTGGGCCAGATACGATTACAGCCTGAAGCCTGGTTGGGGCCTTGAGAAATACGGTATCGAACAGCAGGCCGAAATCGTTCGCCACGCATTTTTGCTGCGCAAGGGTGTCAAACTTGCAGGGGTTAGCGACAAGACTGCTTACGAAATCCTCGTCCGATTTCCCGGCGCTACGCTCTGA
- a CDS encoding copper chaperone PCu(A)C — MNFARFAGLALLAAALPLAGCTGGNAPSETSADKSETGLEVTDARLVLPAVSGNPGAVYFNVENKGDRNVAIRSASVKGASSAMMHEMAEWDGEMVMGEMGPPMLQPGDKVSFEPGGKHVMAFDLDSSLVAGGKTELTLTIAGGKSVTAEADIKGPGDER; from the coding sequence ATGAATTTCGCGCGTTTCGCAGGCTTGGCCCTTCTCGCAGCTGCATTACCTCTGGCAGGATGCACAGGAGGCAATGCTCCATCCGAAACCTCCGCGGACAAGAGCGAAACGGGACTGGAAGTCACCGATGCCCGCTTGGTTCTCCCTGCCGTTTCCGGAAATCCGGGCGCGGTCTATTTCAATGTCGAGAATAAGGGTGACCGCAATGTCGCAATCCGCAGTGCCAGCGTCAAAGGCGCAAGCAGTGCAATGATGCACGAAATGGCCGAGTGGGACGGCGAGATGGTCATGGGTGAAATGGGTCCTCCCATGCTCCAGCCCGGCGATAAGGTCAGCTTCGAGCCGGGCGGAAAGCATGTCATGGCCTTCGATCTAGACTCCTCGCTGGTAGCCGGGGGCAAGACTGAGCTGACCCTGACGATTGCTGGTGGCAAGAGCGTGACTGCCGAAGCAGATATCAAGGGTCCTGGGGACGAGCGCTGA
- the dnaK gene encoding molecular chaperone DnaK — MAKVIGIDLGTTNSCVAVMDGGKPKVIENSEGARTTPSIVAFTKDSERLIGQPAKRQAVTNPDNTLFAIKRLIGRRFDDPMTKKDMELVPYDIVKGKNGDAWVEAGGEEYSPSQVSAFILQKMKETAESYLGETVTQAVITVPAYFNDAQRQATKDAGQIAGLEVLRIINEPTAAALAYGMEKDDGKTIAVYDLGGGTFDVSILEIGDGVFEVKSTNGDTFLGGEDFDSAIVEYLADEFKKKENMDLRTDKLALQRLKEAAEKAKIELSSSAQTEINLPFITARMEGGATTPLHLVETLTRSKLEQLVGNLIQRTLEPCKKALADAGIDKGGVDEVVLVGGMTRMPKVREVVEEFFGKKPHTGVNPDEVVAMGAAIQAGVLQGDVKDVLLLDVTPLSLGIETLGGVFTRMIDRNTTIPTKKTQTYSTAEDNQQAVTIRVFQGEREMAADNKLLGQFDLVGLPPAPRGVPQIEVTFDIDANGIVNVSAKDKGTGKEQQIRIQASGGLSDADIDQMVKDAEKFAEEDKKRREGAEARNQADSLVHTTEKQLAEHGDKIDASLKSDIETKIAAVKTALEGDDAAAINSASQELTEVAMKMGQTIYEAEQAAAASPSPEGDAAGGDAAADEEVVDAEFSEVDEDGKN; from the coding sequence ATGGCTAAAGTAATCGGTATCGACCTCGGCACCACCAACAGCTGCGTTGCCGTGATGGACGGCGGCAAGCCCAAGGTCATCGAGAATTCGGAAGGCGCGCGCACCACGCCCTCGATCGTTGCCTTCACCAAGGACAGCGAGCGCCTGATCGGCCAGCCTGCCAAGCGCCAGGCCGTTACCAACCCGGACAACACCCTTTTCGCGATCAAGCGCCTCATCGGCCGCCGCTTCGACGACCCCATGACCAAGAAGGACATGGAGTTGGTCCCCTATGACATCGTCAAGGGCAAGAACGGCGACGCATGGGTCGAAGCAGGTGGCGAGGAATACAGCCCCAGCCAGGTTTCCGCCTTCATCCTCCAGAAGATGAAGGAAACCGCCGAAAGCTATCTTGGTGAAACCGTGACCCAAGCGGTCATCACCGTTCCCGCATACTTCAACGACGCGCAGCGCCAGGCGACCAAGGACGCCGGCCAGATCGCGGGTCTCGAGGTCCTGCGCATCATCAACGAACCGACCGCAGCCGCTCTTGCCTATGGCATGGAGAAGGACGACGGAAAGACGATCGCAGTCTACGACCTTGGCGGCGGCACCTTCGACGTTTCGATCCTCGAGATCGGTGACGGCGTTTTCGAGGTGAAGTCGACCAACGGCGACACCTTCCTGGGCGGCGAAGACTTCGACAGCGCGATTGTCGAATATCTCGCGGACGAGTTCAAGAAGAAGGAGAACATGGATCTCCGCACCGACAAGCTCGCCCTTCAGCGCCTCAAGGAAGCAGCCGAAAAGGCAAAGATCGAACTGTCGAGCTCGGCCCAGACCGAAATCAACCTGCCCTTCATCACTGCCCGCATGGAAGGTGGCGCAACCACGCCGCTGCACCTGGTGGAAACGCTGACCCGTTCGAAGCTCGAGCAGCTCGTCGGCAACCTCATCCAGCGCACGCTGGAGCCCTGCAAGAAGGCCTTGGCCGATGCCGGTATCGACAAGGGCGGCGTTGACGAAGTGGTTCTGGTGGGCGGTATGACCCGCATGCCCAAGGTGCGCGAAGTGGTCGAGGAGTTCTTCGGCAAGAAGCCGCATACCGGTGTGAACCCGGACGAAGTCGTCGCCATGGGTGCTGCCATCCAGGCCGGCGTTCTGCAGGGTGACGTCAAGGACGTCCTTTTGCTCGACGTGACCCCGCTTTCGCTGGGCATCGAAACGCTGGGCGGCGTGTTCACCCGCATGATCGATCGCAACACGACGATCCCGACTAAGAAGACGCAGACCTACTCGACGGCCGAGGACAACCAGCAGGCTGTTACGATCCGTGTGTTCCAGGGTGAGCGCGAGATGGCAGCGGACAACAAGCTGCTCGGCCAGTTCGACCTCGTCGGCCTTCCTCCGGCGCCTCGCGGCGTTCCGCAGATCGAAGTCACCTTCGACATCGACGCGAACGGCATCGTCAACGTGTCGGCCAAGGACAAGGGTACCGGCAAAGAACAGCAGATCCGCATCCAGGCCTCGGGCGGCCTCAGCGACGCCGACATCGACCAGATGGTCAAGGATGCCGAAAAGTTCGCCGAGGAAGACAAGAAGCGGCGTGAGGGTGCGGAAGCGCGCAACCAGGCCGACAGCCTGGTCCACACGACCGAGAAGCAGCTCGCTGAACATGGCGACAAGATCGACGCTTCGCTGAAGTCGGACATCGAAACCAAGATCGCAGCCGTAAAGACCGCGCTCGAAGGCGACGATGCTGCCGCGATCAACAGCGCCTCGCAGGAGCTGACCGAAGTGGCGATGAAGATGGGTCAGACCATCTATGAAGCCGAGCAGGCTGCTGCAGCCTCGCCGTCCCCCGAAGGTGATGCCGCCGGCGGCGATGCTGCTGCCGACGAGGAAGTGGTCGACGCGGAATTTTCCGAAGTCGACGAAGACGGCAAGAACTGA
- the dnaJ gene encoding molecular chaperone DnaJ has product MSATEVDFYEVLGVSRDADGATIKSAYRKLAMQYHPDRNAGCKENEDKFKAVSAAYECLKDPQKRAAYDRYGHAAFQNGGPGAGHPGSDFGDIGDIFETIFGSAFGGGGRAQPRRGADLRYDMQIDLEDAFHGKSAEIEIEVSQNCETCHGSGATPGTRARTCNLCSGRGQVRAKQGFFVVERPCPNCHGSGEVITSPCRDCGGEGRVDRPQKLEVEIPPGVDTGTRIRLSGKGEAGPRGAPPGDLYIFVHVKPHAIFQREGTTLATRVPISFTKAALGGSIDIPNLDGEEVTIEIPAGIQSGKQLRQRGAGMPVLQGRGRGDLVIEIAVETPTKLSKQQRALLEQFRETETGDECPESRGFFDKLKSTFGG; this is encoded by the coding sequence ATGTCAGCAACCGAAGTCGATTTTTACGAGGTCCTGGGCGTTTCGCGCGATGCGGACGGCGCGACCATCAAGAGCGCCTATCGCAAGCTTGCGATGCAGTATCATCCGGATCGCAATGCCGGGTGCAAGGAGAACGAGGACAAGTTCAAGGCGGTGAGCGCCGCCTATGAATGCCTCAAGGACCCGCAAAAGCGTGCAGCCTATGACCGTTACGGCCATGCAGCCTTCCAGAATGGTGGACCGGGTGCAGGCCATCCGGGCTCAGATTTCGGCGACATCGGCGATATCTTCGAAACCATCTTCGGCAGCGCCTTCGGCGGCGGTGGTCGTGCACAACCGCGTCGCGGAGCCGACCTGCGCTACGACATGCAGATCGATCTCGAGGATGCTTTTCATGGCAAGTCCGCCGAGATCGAGATCGAGGTCTCGCAGAACTGCGAGACCTGCCATGGCTCGGGTGCGACGCCCGGAACGCGTGCACGCACTTGCAACCTTTGTAGCGGGCGCGGACAGGTAAGGGCCAAGCAGGGCTTCTTCGTTGTCGAACGTCCCTGTCCGAACTGCCATGGCAGTGGCGAGGTAATTACCTCGCCGTGCCGCGATTGCGGCGGGGAAGGACGGGTCGATCGCCCGCAAAAGCTCGAAGTCGAAATCCCGCCCGGTGTTGATACCGGTACGCGCATTCGGCTTTCCGGAAAGGGGGAGGCCGGGCCGCGTGGAGCGCCCCCGGGCGATCTCTACATCTTCGTTCATGTGAAGCCGCATGCGATTTTCCAGCGCGAAGGCACGACATTGGCGACGCGTGTGCCGATCAGCTTCACCAAGGCTGCTCTCGGCGGTTCGATCGACATTCCCAACCTTGATGGCGAGGAAGTCACGATCGAGATTCCGGCGGGCATCCAGTCGGGCAAGCAATTGCGCCAGCGTGGTGCCGGCATGCCTGTCCTTCAAGGACGAGGACGCGGCGATCTCGTTATTGAAATTGCCGTCGAAACTCCCACGAAGCTCAGCAAGCAGCAGCGAGCGCTACTCGAACAGTTCCGTGAAACCGAAACTGGCGACGAATGCCCGGAAAGCCGGGGCTTCTTCGACAAGCTGAAAAGCACCTTCGGGGGTTAA